The Megalobrama amblycephala isolate DHTTF-2021 linkage group LG18, ASM1881202v1, whole genome shotgun sequence genome segment ttcagtgtcacatgatcctccagaaatcattctaatatgctgatttggtgaacaagaaacatttctgattattatcaatgttgaaaacagttgtgctgcttcatatttttatggaaaccgtgatacactaccatttaaatgttttttttttaatagaaattaatatttttattcaataaggacacattaaattgattgacagtaaatacatttataatgtgttactaaatatttctattccaaataaatgctgttcttttatgcagttttctgttcatcaaagaatcctgaaaaaatatttatatattacagtttccaacactgataataagaacCATTACTAATAATTAAGCACTAACTCAGCATagaatgatttgtgaaggatcatgtgacactgaagactggagtaatgatgctgacaattcatGTTTGATCAAAgggataaaatacatttaaaatagatgactgtttttactgtatgcaAGCAAGCAATGCAAGCAAGAGCtgatcaaaaaatgtaattattccaaactttcgACCCCCAgtttatattttctatttatttatgtttatataaaactgatttttaatgtaattaaacTAAGTTATATTATCAACATAACCATTTGAGttgaaatttacatttataatccCAGATTTTCTATTCTCAAACTTCTGAATTTGCCAGACgctaatcatataaaatgtgcaCCAGTAGGCTgatgaaagaaatgaaaaattatttcagtttagacccattttaaacatttctggTCCAGTAGGTTGAGGTATGCTTGAAGCCTATTAAATTATCATCCGGCACAGAGAGCCTTTTCAGGACCACAGCCTGTGTTTCTATGGTCTCCCGCTGAGCCTGAGAACAAATCTGCTGTACGCATATGTATCTAACAGAGCAGACAGTTCTAGAGGGAATACCAACAGGCCTTCAGTTTCTCCAGGGAGTTATGACCTCATCTTCACCCGGCTAGCACAACCTCAGCCACGCATGTTTTTGAGCTGCAGCTCCTGTTATGCCTCAGTTGCCCCGGAGCTTCCGTGGAAAGTCAGGCCCGGAGGGAGTCGCACCTGACGACTGCAAGCATGAAATAGAGCAAAATGAGTCAGAGATCAGCCTGTTCCAGATCACAGCATTTTCAAATACTACACTGTTccaatgtgttttattttttaaatgcactgACCCAATTTTACCCACTGTTTATCCTGttattctttttcatttttttagtaCTGTATGTGTCACCGCAGACTACTGGAAAACAAATTGCAGTAGAAATGTACTCTATTCATCACTCTTccctgtttttgtgtttgtgttacaTAGATCTACCCAAAGAGCGTTCGCTGTGGATCATGATCACGGTTTTCTCTGTCTTCATCGTCCTCATCCTCATCTGGATGCTGAAAATGAAACGAAACAGGTGCTTTTTTGAGACCGAAACACTTCCatctaattatttatttattcatttatttttgtgctGTCAAAATTAGCACGTTAACAAGTGATTTTAACGAAaatagtagctttaataaggattaatctatgtttaatttataattcaTGCAGTAAAGAatgtaaagtgtttgataactttattcaatttctgtatatttcctacCTGTTAGACAGGTAAACATGACATTTATTGCAGTGGGTTTATGAaaattgttttaagttcacttaaattaaaagttgttattttttaaaagcctaataaatgttgaaattgatggCTTTCAGctatactgtaatgttgaaagtctataattaatgtttaaaaaatcaatttcatagagacatcagtagcagtattagtatcagtgatacaggcctttattcataaaaagacaccattaaacaaatatttaaaatataatgtctttaagttgtttctacattaatttggagagtaactgtgaaattaattacaatataaaaatattaactcCAGTGTTTAAGTACAGAAAAAATGCGcaattaattagttaattttttaaccgattgacagcactaaattatttcattttaaatgtaatgcttTTGTTTTCAGATATATTTGAACATTATATCGCTGGTTGGTATCTCATCAGTtcagtttttgcattttattcagtttttatACCAGCACTGGCAAATGTAAAACTCAAATCTATCAGTGTGATTGAAATCAAATTTCCTCAGATCATTTCTATACATCATTTGCCTCATTGTTTTTGCTGACAAATACTCATTATGTAGGATTAAATTTCCATCAGAGGATTGATCCAGATTTTGCAGTACCTCAGTTCACCCTCAAATGTTTTTTAGGCCAGTTTCTCTCAGCACAGATTTAAATAGACGAAGATAGACTAATTACATTGTCAAATAATGTGAGGCATTCTCAATAGTACAAGGACAAACGGGATACAAAATTAATCTCTTAATCCTGCCGGGACACGTGGAAGCTTTTGTTCCGTACTCTAGATAAGTAGTTTTTCAGTATCCATAGTGCTTATATTATGATCATGAAAAACATTTGTTGATAGACATTGTTCTTAACCGTGCATTAACAATGAAATGATGACAAATTAACTCCTTAGCAAACACCTTAggaaaatataataattctCTAAATAAATCATCCACATAAGTACTTTTTATCCACTGAAAGAACTTAACCTTTGAAAAACTTTTAGAATCTCATTTGTTTCtcaaatatatttgtgtttaGTGTGAAGCTTTGTTTGCTGCCTCCCGTTCCTGGACCGAAAATCAAAGGATTCGACAAACAGCTGCTCAAGGTAATAAAAAGGTGACTCGTGCACCTCAGAAGGGCCTGTTTTCAAATCATCCTTAAAAATGTTCAAGTTAGCTTTAAAGATTTGCAGACCCTTTAAGTTAGATTAAATATTGTTGTAACGCCAGACAGCAAAGATTGATGGCACTTGTGTTTAAATGTGTTATGCAACCATTGAAAGTTAATTCAAGTCAAgtgacatttatttatatagtgctttgtATAAcagagattgtgtcaaagcagcttcacacaaataaacaggaaaataacatgTTAATGTTGCAGAATTCTTCAGTGatgaaacaaattcaattttagctgtaaagcagctctacagatgtCAATAGTGTCAGTATTCAGCTCAAGTTAGTTCAGCGTTGATtcattcagttcaataacagtgtctatgttgcaaagttcatcaattatgaaacaagttCAGCTTAGCGAAGCAGTTCCACAGAAGGCAGTAGTGTCATTATTCAACTCAATGTTGAGTCAATTCAGTTCAGTAAGTGTCGATGTTACAAAGCTCatccagctcaattcagtttgaatttagttttcatttgagtgtcagtgcagttgaatccataatattactgaatattaattGTCTTTTAAATCAAGCCAAATTCAAGAAAAACTTCCATAAAGATCCATAATGCTTCAGAAGACAAATTATAATAATCTTTATACCCCTTAAAATGTCAGGTTCATTCATTGGGAGGCATGTGCTGAGGAAATCAAGGTTTTGATATCTTCGACATTATTAGGGGTTCAGGTGCGTagttaaaattgttaaaatttccaaAGACCAAACCGTAAGTCATAGAGACTTGAGGGCAGGTGAAATTTATGGGTATTTTGGAttttgcaaactagtcctagttttttggcccaattggaaccaaaccagtgcagcaagGTTTTCTGGAGTCTGATTGTTAACAATTATCaaaaaagctgaaatttcaATTCAGGGTCCCTAAGGGCCGCCAAACGTTTGAAGTGGGTGGAtacacttttactaaaatggctataacttgtAAACAGAattagatattttcaccaaactcagcaCACCTCATTCTCTGGTTGCGTGTAAACGGACAtggccacttggtggtgctataacagaaaaaaaaaacatgaaaatggctataactacttcaccgttagtccgattgacttgaacattggcatgcagtgtctttgtccgaGGTGCCATGATTTATCTTAAAAAACAATGTCCGCCAttggccaatgaagtttgagcagctatcagacaaggttagCGGAGGCCGATCGGAATGAAATtcactgggcctgtttgactcacaGCCCTAGTGGGCTAGAACTGTTAAAATATGTTTCCTATGATAAATatattgcctgtattggctgtaaatggtcttttccatctacgATTGAGATGGTTAtaggcttgctaaataaaaccgAATACcacatgtgcttaaaggccttaaagcacttgaaccccgataattgctgctcgcCGCTATAttttgaattgcatttttaggcattttttgttttctttacagAGCGGGAAATCAGAGGAAATTTTCAATTCTCTGGTGATCCAAGGTTTCCCTCCAACCACCGATTATGATGACTTACTGGTGGAGTACCTTGAGGTGTACGACAATGAGCAGCAAGAGCTGGTACTGGATGGTAAAGATCTATCAGAGGACTGCATAAAGTCCAAAAGCCCGTCGGACTGCGACTCCGGCCGGGGCAGCTGCGACAGTCGCACCCTGCTTTTGGAGAAGTGCATTGAGGGACGGGAAGGAAGCGGAAGTGACCAACATCAGTACAGCCAGCATGGAGAAACAAGCTGGGCTTCAACTGAAAGCAGTGAGAGCCAGGGCCCTGAACCCAGTTCTCCAGAGTCCGTCGATGGACGCGTCAAGACCTGGCCAATTGTGTGTTCGTCTCCCGAACCTCAACCTTACCACCACTACCAAGCAGGAAGTGCAAAACCGGCCTACCACAGCGTCCCAGAGATCCACAGCCATTTGTCGCCACATGCGACGGCAAGCAACTACCACCAGCTTCACCATCAGGACATCCCGCCACAGGAGGTCCTCTTCAGCAAGCCGGCCTGCTCACATTCCCAAAGCTACAACCAGTTCAATCTGGACGGCTCCGACACTCCTGCTCACGGTGTGCCTCCGTCACGTTCCTTGGGATATGTAGAGGTGCAAAGGGTCAACCCGGAAAATATGCTACTGCTTAGGCCGCTTTCAGACCCAAACCGTGAGCTTGAAGGGTCTGATTGCATCGGGGAGGACTACAGCAAGGTCAAAGAAGTGACATCAAACAATATTCTGTTTCTGCAAAGGGAAACGTcccatcagtgtgtggacaatTACAGCCTGGACTTGGACAGCCAGGCTGATCAATGCACAAGCCAGCAACCACCTCACCCCTGCAAACCTGCAGTCCACCAATCGTACAGTCTGATGCCAGAGGAAGGCATGAGGGTGATGGGAAACGGTTATGTGGATTCAACAGTCTTGATGCCATCCTACTAACACATAGTGGTCCAGTGCATGAAGGCAGAGATGTGATCTGCCCCGAATGCATCAAAAACAATATCCTAAACACTAGACTGTCAACAGCTCATGCCAAGCCCTAAAAGAAGAGCTTTTCTCCCTCTCAGATCTTGCTACATTGGTTTAATAAAGaggatttatatttatacaaatgATTTTGACTATTAATTAGAAGCAAGATGGTCTCGTTTCAGAGCTGAGGTCTGAAAAGGCATTGTGTGCTGTGAATTTTACGTGTGTAGTTTGCAAAGTGTTGTAAAAGGTTCTATGACAGATTGTGTACTTTGATGAGGTGACATTTATAAACACCAAAAATTTCTTTTTACacttaaaatgactgttttaatgtctttaaagtTAACATAAAATCCAAATGGATCCTGTTTACTTTAATATACTTTTCTGCAAAATGTCCAACTAAAAAAATTCTCCAGCTCTGGTACGACTTTTCCGTTTGGCTATATGTTAGCCAATAGCGAAATAGCTATTTAGGCATTAGCTGTGTCCCAAATGATGCGCTATACTATGCACTTATatttatgcactatgtactcaacCGTATGGTTTATGAattttataaggttattttgtcatgaCAGCCCGTCTCCCTCCGCTATAttattaaagctgcgacagttgagtgcatgaagtgtgcaacattccacactttgttttttcagtcaattaagtgcatcatctgagtatttaaagtgtactttttctatttggaattttcagtgtgaacacactactcaCACTATTTATACAACAAAATGCCATTGTGCTCAAGTACGCGAACTGGGACACACCTATTGTGTTTTCATTCAGGTCTACTATATATAGTT includes the following:
- the prlra gene encoding prolactin receptor a; this encodes MRNSWAVLSLTFIANLISQAAGVSPPGKARLTSCRSPEKETFTCWWEPGDDGGLPTTYALYYRLEQSETVYECPDYRTAGENSCFFNKNYTSIWVNYNITVVSTNALGKNISDPVEVDVTYIVQPKSPENVTAVVVHEDQGPFVKVLWEKPRTADTRSGWITLLYQLRVKQEKDKEWVEYDAGRQKYYNVFSLHPGKYMVQVRCKPDHGFWSEWTKTTYIKMPDYLPKERSLWIMITVFSVFIVLILIWMLKMKRNSVKLCLLPPVPGPKIKGFDKQLLKSGKSEEIFNSLVIQGFPPTTDYDDLLVEYLEVYDNEQQELVLDGKDLSEDCIKSKSPSDCDSGRGSCDSRTLLLEKCIEGREGSGSDQHQYSQHGETSWASTESSESQGPEPSSPESVDGRVKTWPIVCSSPEPQPYHHYQAGSAKPAYHSVPEIHSHLSPHATASNYHQLHHQDIPPQEVLFSKPACSHSQSYNQFNLDGSDTPAHGVPPSRSLGYVEVQRVNPENMLLLRPLSDPNRELEGSDCIGEDYSKVKEVTSNNILFLQRETSHQCVDNYSLDLDSQADQCTSQQPPHPCKPAVHQSYSLMPEEGMRVMGNGYVDSTVLMPSY